The sequence AAGGCGCTTGAATTTTCTATCCGAAAAGATATAACGCTTCTTTGCGTTTGCATCCGGAAACAATAGATCCAGTCCCAATTTGGAAGAAAGAGCCTCTAACTCCCAACAATTCAGGATCCCGTTAGCTGCAGTCTCTACGATCCCATATTCTGTCGGAACAGAACGGATCAAGCCGCCGGCCCTATCCCTTTTTTCCAATACCAGGACAGACTCTCCTTTTTCCAAAGAAAGAAACGCATGCACTAAGCCGGTGAATCCCGCGCCGATGATTATATGATCCGGAACCGATTTTGCCACAGATACATGCTAAAGAGTGGGAAACTGTTGGCAATTAAATCCTAAGTCCCGATTAGGAACTTTTTCTCAAGGAAAGAGAAGAGGGGTTTAAAATTGGAATCTGTAACCGAGAGTGTATTTGGTCTCCACTCCGGAATAAGAACCGCTTCCCGAATTTGCGAAGCTGGAACCCACGCCCGAAGGAACAGCGGAGAGGATCATCCCCTTACTCTTGCCATCGGACATTTGCATTGCCGACTTAATCGTGTTCGCAAAGAAGAAGGAATCGATCAGGTTGATAAGATAGACCCCACCTAACACAAGCAAGGCGCCCTGGTATTCCTTGAAATCGCGGTCTGCTTCTTCTCTTTTGAGCTTGATCTGGCTTGGGCTGTACTTGTCGGACAAGTATGCTGCCAATGGAGAAGTAGGGGTGCTCGGAATCGAGATAGGATGTCCGGAAAGAGTAAAGATTAGATTCGTTTTAGAATACGGATTTCCGATATTGCCATATTCCTGAACTGCTTCTTTATAAAGACGATACTTATCGTACGTAACATAGGCAGCGGCGGCAAATAGGGTAGGGAAGATCACTCCTTGGAAACTTCGGTCGGAGTAGAACTGCCCCCAGCCTGGGATCACCGCGGATCTCCATAGAGCTTTATAAGGACGGTTGGCCGCTTGCCTTCTTAACTCTTCTTGCTTGCGAGCCTC is a genomic window of Leptospira langatensis containing:
- a CDS encoding LA_0442/LA_0875 N-terminal domain-containing protein, yielding MIRSYSMSSYLRKIIFIFLFVFAPMGILPVTVLLREGGRVKGDIITQNQSSILLQTEAGKRKIDKDSVLKVLFHDVNDDQEEAIRKDEEDKLAADKKEQEDKDLAQRQLDEEKLRQEQLKKDEESAAAAAEEARKQEELRRQAANRPYKALWRSAVIPGWGQFYSDRSFQGVIFPTLFAAAAYVTYDKYRLYKEAVQEYGNIGNPYSKTNLIFTLSGHPISIPSTPTSPLAAYLSDKYSPSQIKLKREEADRDFKEYQGALLVLGGVYLINLIDSFFFANTIKSAMQMSDGKSKGMILSAVPSGVGSSFANSGSGSYSGVETKYTLGYRFQF